AATGTTCATCACTGAAGGATCCCAAACATCCATTTCTCATTAACTTCAGACTTTCCTAGAAATATTTCAGGGGTCTTCAGCCAACATATTCAGCCTTTCTAAACCTGTCCTGCACATTTCTAGAATGCTGTTATCTGTGGCTCAGTGAACTCCACATTTCTTCTTGAAGAAAACTGTGGCAAAATCAACCCAAACCACCAAAATCCCCTTCCTTTGATGATGAAATCCCCATGAATAGCTTCCAAGAACACCAGAGCAACTAGCTGCCCCTGTGCAAACACATAGTATAGAATAATCAATAGGATGCATGAGGTATTTTGTTCTGGCTTCCCTGCCAGttaaagaaaggcaaaatattgTGCAATGGCAGCCAGACACTGCTAATAGGCTCTGACAACAAAGCAGATGTGTTTTGCTTGTTCCCTGAGATCCTTTGATGCCACAGAAGCACACCCACAGTTTCAGAGTGAAATGGTATTTTTCTGTTGCCCCACATTCTCCTCTTGCCTCTTGTGTTCAGCTGACAGCACTGTGCAGTGTCAAGTGAGGTAAATCTCCCTCTTTGCTGAGTAGGTAATGCCTTCTTGTGCAAGGATTGCACCTGATGAGTTTAAGGTATCAGCCTTTTCTGTTAACACTCTTCCTGTGTTTGttcacttttcttttgtttcctttcttccttcatgccttcctgccttcctttttgcctccttcctttcttttttctgtccttccttccttccttccttaggCATTATGGACAGGAGATGGTGAAGATGTTGCTCAATCATcaacaatttaaaaagtttttggAACAATCTCTTTCCACCCGTGACCTGGAAGATATTCTGACAAGAATTAAGAAGAAAGTAAGTGCTTGGCAGGAGAAATGTCTCCTTTGTGCAAGTATCGCCACTGCTAATATGAGATCAAACATACCCAATCTGTCTTTAGCTCATTCCGCTTCTGCTGAAtcattttgctcctgggaatgAGCTGTTAATCCTCAGCCTGTTCATCTGCAGATCACAAAGGAATTGATATTATTAGGGAAAAAGTGgggttttgaatattttcaatatCGGTCacaaagaggaaagggaaagaggagaaaatgggtTTACATTTAAGCGTAAGCCCCCACCATGCTCTCCCTACTCTGCCCCTGTAAAGGAATTAAGTGAGAATTGTGCTTCTGAACATAACAGAGTCTTTGCAAAGGACACTGGAAGTAGTAGTACCAAGAAAATTTGCAAATATACAAAAGATGTCCAAGTCAATCCTAGTTACTACAATTACTGTCTGTCTTTTGGGAATACTGCCCTGCTGTCAAGCCCTGTGGAGCTGGAAGAAGCTTGGTGAATTCAGCAGCATCCAGTGGAAAAtcctttgtttgtttgaggggggggcattttatttttctatcgACATTACAGAAGGGAGCCTGCCTttgtgcaggcacagggagagtGAGTGTTGAACCAAATCGACTTCCAACACAATGGGCCAACCCCCAAAGAGTCCAGtttgttctgctgcttccttcatGAACACTCGTTGCCTGCCAGTTTGCATTATTCCCATTTATGCTCAAGACtaaggaatttgggattttatATTGCTGCTCAGTCTGGTAGCACCCATAACCTGCCTTGGGCTACTGAAAACAAAGAGTTGGCATCACTCAATCTCTGGTCTGTTTCCATCTGTAAGTTAGGAAATGTTTCCCTAAGCCTTGTTAGCAGTGATCCTGGTTCTAACTTGTGTTTTCAACAGGAAATTTCCAATTTTATACTCCAAAGATTGATGGGGTTTCTCTGTGTCTTTGTAGGGGATGGCAAACCAGAAGGGTGAAGGCCCATCTGTCAAGGAGCCGGTGAAGGAGAGGAACGGTGGCTCAAAGAAGCCCCAGGCCACATTGTCTTCTAGCAAACGGTACTGAGCACTTTTGTTAGATGAGACAAAGCACATGACAAGCTCTACATGTCTCTTCCTCAGGAAAGACTTTCTGGCAGAGATGACCAGTGCCACAGATTGTTTCCTTTCCCTACAAATGCTCTAGGATAAAAAATGTCTACTTCTGCATTGTGCTGAACACAACTTCTCTGGAGGGGTTTCCACAAAAATGGAGAGACAAAAAGACACCCATTGGTTGCAGCTCAGACGATGCAGTGCAGTGGCAAGGGCAGTGTTGTGGAGGCTGGGAGAGGGCCAAGTTTCTGCTGCCTGACTTGGGACAAGTAAATTCaaacagggcttttttttcatctgagtgGAGTCTTTTTCAGATGGGTGTTTTGATGAGAAATCTCAGTCTGGAAGCAAGATGCCATTCCACAAAAATGCAGTTCTCATCCATGTGGTTTGGCCTGGCTGAATCATGGTTTTCTTACACTCAAACAGTATCAAGTTTGAGTAGTAAGGAGCAAGGCAATTCCTGAACAACTTCAGTCAGCAGGTGTCTCAATGTGCACTTTTTGTCTTGATATTCCTGTCCTTCATGTAATTTGCTTGATGGACAGTATGTTTGGTTTATTTCCCCCTGTGCTGCAATCAGCATTTAAGACAGGAATTGCTCTTTGCTGTCTCTTCATGGCAGTTGCAGAGCTGCTTGTACCTGTTTTCCTCTGATAACAGAATTtagctctgtcctgctcagcaGTGGCAGGAAAGGGACCACATGCCTCAGTAGCACAGCTAGCATCTTCCCGTGCTCATGGAAGAGACAGGTTGATCCAGGAGAATTGTTCCCAGTGGGTTTGTTAACCTGTGCATCCAGGCTCTAGGGGAGCAAATGAAATGTGAGCATAGTTCTGGGATGTCTGGCTTCCGTTTTTATCTCTCTTACTGATTTTCTGAATACTTCAAATATAGCCCTGTTTATCTGTTCAGATGCATCTGAGCTACTTTTCCAGATTGTCATGCCTGGTGTAGAGACACTTCTCCAGAGTGATGAGTTTCCTTATTCTAAGACACACACGTCCCTTATGAGGAGGCATTTAGACTTGGAAGCAGTGTCTCTCTTTCTCCACAAAGCAATGTGacctgtgtgccctggcagccatcTGAAGATAGATCAGATGCATCTCATCCTTGGTTTTCCTCAGTGAGCTCTGGCAAGAATGTCACTTGCAGATTGTCTCCGGTAATCATTGTCATGAGGTCCACATTGTTCTTCAGACCCTCACGACTTTCCAGCTTGAAATCACATAATAGGAAAGCTGCTCAAGATGTTTTGCTCACAATTAACTGAAGGTATtgtctgtggctgcagctctctccatagagagcagcaggcacaactttcccaggcattgttctggggaaggctgtgagaagatcagagaaaagaatcagaaacaattcttatctgcACTTGCTGCACCTCttgttgtgaacatgtggaatgtgttatggagacTTGTTTACTAAAGGGTAATTTCTTAATTGGCtactggtgatggtgttttggattcagtTGACCAATCTGGTCTGTCTGTGTCTGACTGTCTGTAAGGTGATGAGTTTctgtatagtatagtatagtatagtatagtatagtatagtatagtatagtatagtatagtgtAGTATAGTATAGTGTAGTGTAATAAAGTCATTGATCAGCCTCAGCCTTctggaatcatggagtcaatgctaattatttcCACGACGGGGATGCCATGCTACAATAATTATCACCAACAGGTCctcatttggttttattttccagggtGAAATCTCCCTCTGATGGACACCTCCTACACCGTGCAAAAGCCCAGGTCACGTCACCTCCAGCTGTGGAAGAAACGGAGCTGCTCCAGAAGCTTTACCATCTCCTGGAAGCCAAGGCGTTTCAGACAAGGATGGAAGGAGTGGAACTCCTCCTAGACCTGTGCAAAACCAGCCCCCAGCTCATCTCCACTAACATTGTCCAAGTACGTAGGGTATCTTCACTGCTCCTTTCCTTTAGCTCCTTTCCTAAGCCTGTAGCAGCAAAGTTAATTCAGTGTGTCTTGGCACTCCATCCTGGCTGTTTGGGACATGCTGGTCCCTCTTACCCAGACAAATGTAATTCAGGTCCAGTCTTCAGGACAAGTTATTTCAGTGCAGCTGTATTTGTCTGGCAGGTGCCTATTGATGCTGTTCATCAGATGATGGCAGAATTTTCTGCTGGTGTAACTGCTGCTGTCTCCTACTCCCAGTTGGGTTAAGTGAAGGGAATCCAGCCCCTGAAAGCATGGCAATTGTTCTCTAGACCAAAAATGGGTTTGCATAGGGAAGAGAAGTATCAGCCTGGGTTGGTTTAAACCCAGTTGGCTTTTCAAAAACAACACTTCTATATACTCCATCTTGTCTTACACAGGCACAACTCTGGCTACTCATTTCCATCCTTGTTCCTATTCCTCTTGGTAAGGACAGTGCTCACCCTTCTTGGGgggtctttttttctctttggaaaaggATGGAAACAGCTAAGGACTcatctctgccttctcctcccagtagctgctttttccctttttccaggaaaaggtGCCTGACAATGTGGCTGTCAAGGGACTGAACGTGCTCTAATGAGAGCTGTACAGCACATGACATTTCAGAAGTCCACCTGTTACTTAGAGAAATGGTCTGGATCCTGGAAGAGTTGACCAGAGCCCTGCACTTCTCCAGACACTGGCTCTGagacaaacaaaataaaacttagaTCTCCTCCAGCCATAGTTTTGGCAAAATCAGAACTGCCCTCAGTACTTGAGGCAACTGTATAGAAAACCGGGCATTGTAAACATCTGCTTCCATTCAAAGCAAAGGTACTCTTCAGCATTAATAAATGGAATTGATTTAATGATTTATAGATGGAGAGAAATACCATAGGGGctactctgtccccagcccaacctcttaaaaacagaagaaaatctttcaACCAGCATGAGGTTGTGCCACCATTCCAGTGAGTGGCCCACAGGAAAACAGTGAAATTGTGCAAGCGAGTGCTGACCTGACAGAAAGGATCACTTTCATCTTTGACATTGCTGACTGCTACAGCCACTCTTCAAACAAGGACATTTGAATCCAGCTTTCATGTTGCTTGTTCTCTTCACagatttttgattattttgtcCTGAGGATATCTGACAGCCACAAGAAAGTGAAGCAGAGGGCGCTGGATGTGCTGGCTGAAATCACAGGAGCCCTGAAAGATGCCTTGAAGCCGGTGATCATTGGTTTGGTGGAAGGAATAACAAAGAACCTGAACTCAAAGGATCCCAGGGTTCGTGGGGCAGCTGTGAAAGCACTGGAAGAATCCATTGCTCATTTGGGTAAGGCTGAGCCCTGGCAAGGACTCTCCTCAACTGCgtctctgtctctcctgcaCAAGAGAGCGCTGAGTGCCTTGACAGCTGCTCTTGTCTGTGGAACACTCCAGCTGACACCCACcagaagctgtgcagctgcagtccTTATGCACCATCCCCAACAGGCTGGAatgtgcagcagcatttcccaacAGTCCCAGGagcccttggctctgtgctgcttgtcTGAAGAGCAAGTCCTGGGCTACAGCTTTGCTACAGTTCAGAGGCAAAGGGGGTTTGGAGTGTGCTTGGGCCCTATCTAACTTCCCAAATGACCAGCTTTGCTGTTGGCATGAAGGGACACTGACCCATCAGagcttctgcagagcagccacctgCAAGGCTCTACATTAGAGGCATCAGCTGCctattttccacttttcttctttgtcttctaTGTTCAAAGGGGAACTTATGATTCACCAAGTTCATTTCTTTAGAACAAACAGGTATAAACCCAGCTGTCAATGATGCCTTGTTCCACATGTTGTTTTGCATGGGGCAAGATGGCCACAGCAATTAACTACATAGGCAAGGGCTGCTCTAAATTCCTCTGCCACACAGATTTATGTCAGCTCTGAGAACGCTCACTGGGGAAATATGCCTGAAAACAGGAGTGTTGAAGAGGCAGGTCTTCAAGAGGAGTTTCCActttctcctccccagctgctctgtgaacTCAGGAACTGCCTGACTCAGTGCCTTTCTGTGACCCAAGTATGGGCTTCTTCCTTTTTGCTCTGGGATGCAAAACCTTTTCACTGCTTCCATGTGACTGAACTCTTGAGGTCCCTGATGTGAAATGTTTTAACATAGCTCCTGCTACAGCAGACAACTTTGGATTTACAAATATGAAAGgagagcttttcttttggaattttAAACCCTGCCAAGTATgctggaaggaaagaagaaaaggattcaAAAATCCGCAGAAATGtactttattttataaaatggtCTTGGCCCTGCCCTTTCCCTCCTCACTGTCCTTTCTCCTATGCCCTGAGAAAAGTGAGCAGAAACATGTGTTTCCCTTGTAGATCAAGTGTCACTGCTGAAAGAGTTCAGCTACCAATGGAATCACCTGAGTGGCCAAGCTCTGCTGGATGTCACCGAGTGTATCACAGGTATGGCCCCTTCTAAGCCaagagctctgcccagggagTATTTACAGGGAATGCCTGTGAacagacagcagagcagctcctccacatcaggaggtgctgagcttgtccctgctgcccaaTAGCCCAGGCAGGTGGATTTGGCAGgatttccctggctgctgcagagctgggcagcatcTGAGATGGGGACAGCGCTCGGCCTCGGGGCTGAGCTCTCACTGGGGCATCTCAGAACCACCTCCAGCAAAGGGAGGGGCTACAAATACCCCAGCTGGCTCCTCTCTGGGAAGCTCAGGGACATCTGTGATCTTTGAGGGGAAATGGTGGCAAATGCTCTTTCAGGGCATCAGTTTGTTTTGTCCTCACggaattcttgtttttctcttggaaagTTTTGAGGCTGAACCGTGCAGAGCCTGGGGGTCACAGCTTAGGTCAAAACTCAACAGAGGTATCAGAGGCACGGGTTTAGTGCaaggcagcccctggggcacagggacagaagcAGAGTGCTGAGGCTCCCTGCCTTTGCTGTCAAAGTGCCTTGGACTGAGCCTTTCAGGGTGTGCAAACAGTGTCTGCCTGTGCCAGCGCTGTCCAAAATGCTACAAATGCAGCTGATAATTGATTCCTCAGAGGAGCTTGCTATGTCAGCAAGAGCCAAGGAATGGAAAAAGGATAATCTCAATATATAGTAGAGAAGACGATTGATTGTCTTGCTTTAACTGGGGCTAAATCCACTGCTAATTATGCCAACATCTTTAAATGCAAGGTTTAATACACTTTGTGTCTCCATTAGGAATCTCAAAAGGGCACGTTCGGCAATTGGGAATGTCAAAGGCCCTTTAAAAAGCAATTGAATAAAGTAGATCTCCAGCAATAGGGAATTTAGTTTAGCAGTTCTTTTGAtctctttttcaaataaaggaaTTAACCATAAATTAGGACTACTTTAGAAAGAGCAGATGTTGTCTCTGAGATTTAGTAGGAACAGACAGCTGTTCCTCACGTTCAGTAGTCACCAATGTCTTTACTTGCATTTAAACTCAAATGaattcccattttaaaatgGGTACCATAACCCTTTCCTGCTTAGCAGAATTGGTTTTGGGTACTTGCAGGAGCTCTTTCAATGTTGATGACTGCTGGTGGAataacagcacagagaaaatgaagtctCTTCCACCACAGAATATTAAATGGCTGCTAGATAACATTTTGTCTGATCAGAAAATAAGAATGGTCTCCAGAGCAGTTCAGGTTTTGGTCTCTCAGCCAAATCTGCCATGCAAGAAGCCTGTTGGTAGTaaatttttgtctgtgtttgatATAGTTCAGTTCAGAAAATGGGCAGAGAGCACATTTCAGAGACAATATGAGAAAACACTCGTGTTTTGGTTACATTTCAGTTCCCTGTgtagcatttttctttctctatgcCCCTATTTCAGTGgaccttaaaagaaaaaatgccatTAACATTGGGAGGGGAAGTGGCAATAAAATGCGGAGATGCTCAAATGCCACACCAATGGGGTCTGGGTAGTTATCTAAGACACCCTGAGGTTTGAAACAGCTGTTTCTTGGAAGCCCCAAAAGCATTCTGCCAAAGACACCAGCTGGTCACTGATGTTTCTAATCCAGCTGTCAAGGAGCAGccatctctgctgggctggagttTTGAGGTGTGTTCTAATCCTGCCCTTTGCTGTGTGccactgagcacagggaagaGCCAGATTAGGCATTTGGAACTTGACATCAAAGTTACAAAAATGGAATCATCCCTTTATTAGAAATCTCTCCATTTCCTCTCTATGGTGCATTTCCAAATCTTCAGTGTGGGTTTAGACAAGTTCctaatggaaataaaaggcaGTTGGACATTTCATTCATTGTTCATGCAGAAAGAGAtagtgaaataatttaataaatgtgCAAAGTCTGCCACAGGGACAAGGCTCTGGTTGGAGCAATTAGTCCTGAGGGGTTGGTGGTTCTGTTTCCAGGATGATCAGCTGCTTTGCCCATTTCTGGATCAaggggctctgtgtgctgtttTGCTGATCTTGGCCAGAGAGGCTTGccagaagcaaaagcagaggTAGATCCTTGTTTGCATTGAGGTTGTGGCTAAGGAGCTGTGTCTCTGTCCCGGCAGTGCTTGTGCAGTGGGTCCATGCCAGGAGCCCTGCAGTCGTCCAGCGCAACGCCCTGCCCGTGCTCTGGTCCTTCCTGGAGAACAAGGCGCTGCCCGTGCGGAGCGCCAATGTCCGCACCGTGGCCACCAAGCTCGCCTCTGCCCTCTACAAGGTGATGGGCACCCAGCTGAAGAAATGTGCTGCCAGCAAGCCTCCACACGTGCGGGAAAACCTCTCCAAAATGCTGGGCTGGTGAAGGCGAGATGTTCTCCAGAAGCCTGAGGAAGCGCTGAGTTGGACACCCTGGATTTGCCTTTTTAGCTGTGCCAAAAAAGACGAAATCCAAAGGAAGGGTTTGCATCTACCCCCGCTCTCTCCATTGCTCTTCCTAGTCATGGCATGGGGGGCCTGAAGCAGCTCCAGACTGAGGACAAGGTGAAGGGAATCATGGCTCAGCCTCACACAGAGGTGAGGGGGGAGCTGGGCCACTCTCTGTTGGGAGGAAGCGTC
The nucleotide sequence above comes from Molothrus ater isolate BHLD 08-10-18 breed brown headed cowbird chromosome 35, BPBGC_Mater_1.1, whole genome shotgun sequence. Encoded proteins:
- the LOC118700715 gene encoding TOG array regulator of axonemal microtubules protein 2-like, with the translated sequence MADPLLTVTSQTAPGAKRREEPLRGRGQKDRASSDPQQSLQEALSLLGSDDWELKEKGLFTIKHLAGSHSEVLLCRLRDICLAVTSEVTNLRSKVSYSAIVTLGELFVTLKKDMNSEVDEVARVLLQMVSNSPEFVQKAASQTLGIMMENVTPARAMAALMDMGVNSRHAPVRKRAAELLLSLMERIGVTKLAGTPRAERLAHVAGKLAQDCHKDTRHYGQEMVKMLLNHQQFKKFLEQSLSTRDLEDILTRIKKKGMANQKGEGPSVKEPVKERNGGSKKPQATLSSSKRVKSPSDGHLLHRAKAQVTSPPAVEETELLQKLYHLLEAKAFQTRMEGVELLLDLCKTSPQLISTNIVQIFDYFVLRISDSHKKVKQRALDVLAEITGALKDALKPVIIGLVEGITKNLNSKDPRVRGAAVKALEESIAHLDQVSLLKEFSYQWNHLSGQALLDVTECITVLVQWVHARSPAVVQRNALPVLWSFLENKALPVRSANVRTVATKLASALYKVMGTQLKKCAASKPPHVRENLSKMLGW